A region of Phycisphaerae bacterium DNA encodes the following proteins:
- a CDS encoding ABC transporter ATP-binding protein, whose translation MIKLEGIEKTYYLGEVDLPVLRGISLGVTRGELVALMGASGSGKTTLMNILGCLDRPTGGRYWLDGQEIASLSADARAGLRNRKIGFVFQNFNLLARTSALENVIMPLSYTSESVSEREARERAIGLLNRVGLGDRFDHEPSQLSGGQQQRVAIARSLINRPSLLFADEPTGNLDSRTSEEILRMFQQLNTEEGITIILVTHDATVAQHARRIIRIRDGMIEDDAPVGGVHGSAEVRR comes from the coding sequence CTGATCAAGCTTGAGGGTATCGAGAAGACCTACTACCTGGGTGAGGTGGATCTGCCCGTATTGAGGGGCATATCGTTGGGTGTGACCCGTGGGGAGCTGGTGGCCCTGATGGGTGCTTCCGGTTCGGGCAAGACGACGTTGATGAACATCCTGGGGTGCCTGGATCGGCCGACGGGGGGGCGATACTGGCTGGATGGCCAGGAGATCGCGAGTCTGTCGGCGGATGCCCGGGCGGGGCTGCGTAACCGCAAGATCGGGTTTGTGTTTCAGAACTTCAATCTTCTGGCCCGGACCAGCGCCCTGGAGAACGTCATCATGCCGTTGTCGTACACGTCGGAGAGCGTTTCGGAGCGGGAGGCTCGGGAGCGGGCCATTGGCTTGCTCAACCGGGTGGGTCTGGGGGATCGGTTTGACCACGAACCGTCTCAGCTTTCCGGCGGGCAGCAGCAGCGCGTGGCCATTGCTCGATCGCTGATCAACCGTCCTTCTCTCCTGTTTGCCGACGAGCCGACCGGCAACCTGGATTCGCGGACCAGTGAGGAGATTCTGCGGATGTTCCAGCAGCTCAACACTGAGGAGGGCATCACGATCATTTTGGTGACCCACGACGCCACGGTGGCCCAGCATGCCCGGCGGATCATCCGTATTCGGGACGGCATGATTGAGGACGACGCGCCGGTTGGTGGTGTTCATGGATCGGCGGAGGTGCGGCGATGA